The following is a genomic window from Aminiphilus circumscriptus DSM 16581.
CCGCCATCGGGGTGCTCCTGGACCACTTCAGTGCTGGTGCGCCCCTGGAGATCGCCTACCAGCGAAGCTTCTGGGTCTGCTTTCTCGCAGTGGCGGCGGGGTTCGTCTGCGCGTTCTTCGTTCCGGAGACGCGGTGCAGAAACGTCTATGTCCCAAGGGTTCCGGCTCCTCCCCGGTAGAGCAGGAGGAGACCGTTTCCGGTAGGGGCGTTTTTCCGATCCAAGAAATGGCGTTTCGCACCATCGGAGCGGTTGGAGTATGATGCACTGGAAGGCGAAGTGAAATTCGTATGCCGGATGAAGGAGGGGTTTTTCGTGAACGTAGTGCTCGAAACGATACGGAACAGGCGGAGCGTGCGGAAATATCTGCCCGGACAGATCAAGGAGGTGGAGCTTCAGGCCATTCTCGAGGCGGGGGCTTTTGCTCCGAGCGCGCACAACGATCAGCCCTGGCATTTCACGGTGATCCAGAAGAAGGAACTCCTCGACGAACTGAGCCGGAAGACCATCGCCCTCATGGCGCAAAGTCCCCTGGAGTGGGTTCGGAAGATGGCCGCCCGGGAGGGATATCATCTCTTCTACAACGCGCCCACGGTGATCGTGGTGTCCGGCAGGGATGACGCCATGTCGCCCCTGGTGGACTGCTCCGCCGCCATCCAGAACATGCTTCTCGCCGCAGAGGCCGTCGGCGTCGGGAGTTGCTGGATCGGTCTCGTGCGCCATCTTTTCGCGAAGAGGGAGGAACTCGGCGCGTTGCAGCTCCCCTCGGCATACACACCGTATTATGCGGTGAGCTTCGGATACCCCGACCCGAGCGTCCCCCTCGTCGCCCCAGCCCGCAGGGAGGGGACGGTGACCTACATCCGGTGAGGGAGGACGTTGTGTCGCCGGAGCGCCTGCGTTGCCCCTGGGCGGGAAGCGACCCGCTCTACCGGACCTATCACGACCGGGAGTGGGGTGTCCCCGTCACGGAGGACCGCCTCCTCTTCGAATTTCTTCTCCTCGAGGGCGCCCAGGCGGGGCTTTCCTGGATCACCATTCTGCGCAAGCGGGAGGGATACCGGAAAACCTTTGCCGGGTTCGATCCGCAGGAGGTGGCCCGCTGGGACGAGGGGCGGGTGGAGGCGATCCTCGCCGATCCCGATGCGGGCATCGTGCGGAACCGCAGCAAGGTGCGGGGCGCCCTGGCCAACGCACGGGCCTTCTGCGCCGTGCAGGCGGAGTTCGGCTCCTTCGCGGCCTATATGTGGCGCTTCGTCGAGGGAGTCCCGATCACGAACAGGTGGGAGCGCAACGAGGACGTTCCCGCCGTCACGCCCCTGGCGGAGCGCTTCAGCAGGGATCTCAAGGCCCGGGGGTTTTCCTTCGTGGGACCCACCATCTGCTATGCCCACATGCAGGCCGTGGGCATGGTGAACGATCATCTGGTGTCCTGTTTCCGCCACGCCGAGGTGGCGGCCCTTGCGGACGGAGTGGCGCGCCGCCTCCTCTGAGTGCGAAGATGTGCGAGAGGCCGGAGAGAGGAGCCCGGAGGCAAGGAATCGCCCCTATGCGGGGACCCGGTGCATTCCGGTGCATGGGCGAGGACGAAGGACGTGTGCGTGCGCGGAGGGCTTTCGCGAAGACGTGCGGGGTGACGAACGCCGCCGTGACCGGAGCGGGCTCCGTCAGCGGAACAGGACCGTCTCCTTGCGGAGAAACGCCACGGGGCGGTAGGAGAGTTTTGCCTGGCGGATGCCCGGATCGTCCAGATCCTCTTCGCGGTTCACCAGGACGAAGGGGGCTCCTTCGGCGGCGAGGAACAGACGGTTGATGGCCTGGTAGGCTCCGGGCACGTCGGGGCAGGCCTTTTCGAAATGAATGGCCACCGTCGTCGCGTCCAGAACGCCCGCGACGGTGTAGGCCACGATGACACCGTCCACGTCGAGGACGCCCCCGAGCAGTCCGTCGAGCTTCTCCCAGGCGCCGAGAACCCGCAGGATGGCCTTGTGTTCCGCTCCGAGATCCCGTGGAGAGGTGTCGCCGAACCGTTCCATCCAGCGTTCCTGAAAAGCGATGATCGCGGGGATCTCCTGCCGGGTCAAGGGGCGGTAGTGGAAGCGCCCTTCGTGGTGGCGCAGGAACTGGTTGTATTTCTGCCGTCGCTTCATGAAAGAGTTTCCGGAAAGATGCACCAGGTCGGACACGCGGTGGAGATATTCCCACTGTCCCCGCTGTTCCGTCCGGACCACCCGCTCCGGCAGCGCCTTCGCCCAGAGGTCCGCCAGTTCCTCCGGAACGGCGAAGAACTCCGTCGGCTCAGGAAATTCCCGCTGGAGAAGCGTTTTCCAGTCCACCCGGTTCCATTCGCCTACGGGGGCGAAGAGGAGTGGCACCGGGCCGGTCTGGCGAGGCCAGACGAGGAAATCGTCCCAGGCCCATTCCATAACGTAGGTGTCCATCCATCCCCAGAGAGAGACGAAGGATTCCAGGGCGGGGTGGAGAGGGCATTTTTCGAAGAGAGCCCGGTAAGCCGCCTGGCGTTCCAGAGAGATTGGTTCGAAAGTCAGCGTCATGTCATTTCTCCTTGCAAAAGGGGTTGGGGGTATAGTGAGAAAACTGTTCCTGCGCATTGTAGGGCGGAGTTCGTGGGAATGCAAGGGAACCGGACTGGTGGCGGCGGAACAGGGCGCCCGGAACAGCGTTGGAGACACGAGCGGAGCGCAACGGCGGAAACAGGAGCGCAAACAAAAGCGGGAACAGAGCGTGACGACGGAGATGTTGGAGATATTGGAGATATTGGAGATATTGGAACGGGGGCCGATCTTCGTTGCAGGCGCGACGCCTCGGGAGGAAAGGGGCCTTTCCGCTTCCGACTCCGCTCGGTGGAAGGCGTGCACCGGCCTTCGCCGGAACGGAGCGAGACGTTCGGAGTGAGGAGGAAAAGACGATGCCGTTCATTTCGTGGAATGAGTTGCCCGAGAGAGAGGTCACCAAGGGGTTCCATGCCCGCATGGTTCACGGGGAGAAGGCCACCCATTCTCTGTGGCGTATCGAGGAGGGGTCCGTTCTGAAGCTCCATTCCCACCCCCACGAGCAGTTCACCTACGTGCTGGAGGGAGCGCTGGAGCTGGATGTGGAGGGAGAGGTCCGGGTGCTGCGCCCCGGCGAGGGAGCGTATATTCCCTCCGACACGCCCCACATGGGAAAGGCGCTCCGTCCGTGCCTCGTCATGGATTTCTTCGCCCCCGTGCGGGAGGACTACCGGGACGCGGAGCGCCCGCGCTAGACGCGCCGCACGCGGGAGGGCGCGCCCTTTGCGGATTTCGGGAGCGGAGCACGAAACGAGC
Proteins encoded in this region:
- a CDS encoding nitroreductase family protein, producing the protein MNVVLETIRNRRSVRKYLPGQIKEVELQAILEAGAFAPSAHNDQPWHFTVIQKKELLDELSRKTIALMAQSPLEWVRKMAAREGYHLFYNAPTVIVVSGRDDAMSPLVDCSAAIQNMLLAAEAVGVGSCWIGLVRHLFAKREELGALQLPSAYTPYYAVSFGYPDPSVPLVAPARREGTVTYIR
- a CDS encoding DNA-3-methyladenine glycosylase I is translated as MREDVVSPERLRCPWAGSDPLYRTYHDREWGVPVTEDRLLFEFLLLEGAQAGLSWITILRKREGYRKTFAGFDPQEVARWDEGRVEAILADPDAGIVRNRSKVRGALANARAFCAVQAEFGSFAAYMWRFVEGVPITNRWERNEDVPAVTPLAERFSRDLKARGFSFVGPTICYAHMQAVGMVNDHLVSCFRHAEVAALADGVARRLL
- a CDS encoding DUF2156 domain-containing protein: MTLTFEPISLERQAAYRALFEKCPLHPALESFVSLWGWMDTYVMEWAWDDFLVWPRQTGPVPLLFAPVGEWNRVDWKTLLQREFPEPTEFFAVPEELADLWAKALPERVVRTEQRGQWEYLHRVSDLVHLSGNSFMKRRQKYNQFLRHHEGRFHYRPLTRQEIPAIIAFQERWMERFGDTSPRDLGAEHKAILRVLGAWEKLDGLLGGVLDVDGVIVAYTVAGVLDATTVAIHFEKACPDVPGAYQAINRLFLAAEGAPFVLVNREEDLDDPGIRQAKLSYRPVAFLRKETVLFR
- a CDS encoding cupin domain-containing protein translates to MPFISWNELPEREVTKGFHARMVHGEKATHSLWRIEEGSVLKLHSHPHEQFTYVLEGALELDVEGEVRVLRPGEGAYIPSDTPHMGKALRPCLVMDFFAPVREDYRDAERPR